One Methylorubrum extorquens genomic window, GAGGCAGAGCCGCGTCGTCAGCCGCTGGTAGCGGATGAAGCGGCCGATCGTGGCGGAGGTGCCGCCGGTTCCGGCACCGACGACGACCCAGGCGGGGACCGGGTGCGCCTCGCGGGCCATCTGCGCGAAGGTCGACTCGGCGATGTTGTTGTTGCCGCGCCAGTCCGTCGCTCGCTCGGCGAAGGTGAACTGGTCCATGTAATGGCCGCCGAGGGTGGCCGCGAGCCGCTCGGCCTCGGCATAGACCGCGCACGGCGTCTCGACGAAGTGGCAGCGCCCGCCGTAGCGGGTGATCTGCACGACCTTCTCGGCGGAGGTCGCCCGCGGCATCACCGCGACGAAGGGCAGACCCAGAAGCTGCGCGAAGTAGGCCTCGCTCACCGCAGTGGAGCCGCTCGAAGCCTCGACCACCGTGGTATCCGGCCCGATCCGCCCGCTGCACAGGCCGTAGAGGAACAGCGAGCGCGCCAGCCGATGCTTGAGGCTGCCGGTGGGATGGGTCGATTCGTCCTTGAGGTAGAGGTCGATGCCGAGATGGGCCGGCAGCGGCACCCGCAGGAGGTGGGTGTCGGCCGAGCGGTTGAAGTCGGCCTCGATTGTCTCGACCGCCTCGGTAATCCAGCGGCGCGCCCGCGCGGTATCCTTCGGGTCGGAATGACCGGTCACGCGAGCCTCCCGGTCGCCTGCGCGACCCCGGCACCGATGAGGAGAAGGCCCGTGGCACGCCGGAACAGGCGTCCGCCGGTGCGGCGCAGAAGTGTGCCGGCCAGGGCCCAGGTCATCGCCGAAACCAGGGAGAGGACGCAGAACGTGGCCTGGAGGAGGGCGAGTTGGGGCAGGATGGGCTCCGCCTCGTCGACGAACTGGGGCAGCAGCGCGCAGAAGAAGGCGATGCCCTTCGGGTTGAGCGCGGTCACGAGGAAGACGCCGACGAAGGGCCGCCCGCCGCAGGCCTGCCCTGGGGCTTGCGAGGCCGAGGCCCGGCCGAACAGGGCCGTGAGGCCGAGCCCGATCAGATAGATCGCTGCCGCGGTCTTGAGGATCAGCAGCAGGCCCGCGGAAGCCGCGAGCAGCGCGCCGAGGCCGAAATTGCAGATGGCGAGGGCGACGGCGTCACCCAGCACCGCACCCGCGACGACGCGCGGAAGCGTGCCCGGGGCGCGCTGGGTCGCGTAGCGCAGGATGAGAAAGGATGTCGGCCCCGGCATCGCGAGCACGATGCAGGAGGTCGCCACGAAGGCGAGCCAGGTGTGGACGGTCATCTGAGGAAATTCGGATCGGGCCGGAGCGGGGCTCACCGCGGGACGGCATCCCCGCGTTGACAACGGATCGCCGGGGGCCGGGTCTCGCCCGCCGGCGCTGCGATCTCGCCCTTCTGTGGGACGAGATGCCGGAATTCACACGCCTTCCGCGCATTTTTTTCAAAAAGCGCGGAAGATAACATTTTTAAGTTGCGCGGG contains:
- a CDS encoding PLP-dependent cysteine synthase family protein, which translates into the protein MTGHSDPKDTARARRWITEAVETIEADFNRSADTHLLRVPLPAHLGIDLYLKDESTHPTGSLKHRLARSLFLYGLCSGRIGPDTTVVEASSGSTAVSEAYFAQLLGLPFVAVMPRATSAEKVVQITRYGGRCHFVETPCAVYAEAERLAATLGGHYMDQFTFAERATDWRGNNNIAESTFAQMAREAHPVPAWVVVGAGTGGTSATIGRFIRYQRLTTRLCLADPQASVFHRHLADRSVRTADGQSSIIEGIGRGRCEPSFLPELIDRAEAVPDMASLAAARVLSERLGRSCGGSTGTNLWAAARIIAGMAAAGDTGSVVTLLCDSGERYRSTHLDPHWLAERGLVLDPYIAAMEAFFESGVLPDARLAA
- a CDS encoding LysE family translocator codes for the protein MTVHTWLAFVATSCIVLAMPGPTSFLILRYATQRAPGTLPRVVAGAVLGDAVALAICNFGLGALLAASAGLLLILKTAAAIYLIGLGLTALFGRASASQAPGQACGGRPFVGVFLVTALNPKGIAFFCALLPQFVDEAEPILPQLALLQATFCVLSLVSAMTWALAGTLLRRTGGRLFRRATGLLLIGAGVAQATGRLA